The genomic interval GGGGGCGACGTTCGCGACAGCCAGGCGGACGTGTCGCGTGCCGAGCAGTGGCTGGGCTTTCGCGCGCGCGTGCCGCTGGACGAGGCGCTGCGCGAGACGGTGCGCTGGTACGCGGGGGTGCGTCCCTGATGCGGATCCTGCCGCTGCGCGGTCTGGCCGCGCTCGCCTACCTGATCGGCGTGCTCGTGCTCACGACCCTGCCGGGGCGCGAGGTCTCGGCCTGGGGCGTCTCCGATGCGCTGCTCGACCTGGCCCACGTTCCCCTGTTCGCCGGTCTGACCTTGGTTACCCTCTGGGCGGTCGTCGGGCCGCGAGTGCCGCGCCTCCTGCTCGTCACGGCGTCGCTCATCGCGTTCGCCGCGATCGACGAGGGGCTGCAACTGCTCGTGCCCGGGCGCTTCGCGTCGTTCGGGGACGTCCTGCGGGACGTCGTCGGAGTGGGGATCGGAGCCGCCGTCTTCGAGGGGATGCGGCCGCTCGCCAACGCTCGGAAGAAGGAGTCGCATCCATGAACATCGCCGTCATCGGCACCGGCTACGTCGGGCTCGTCACGGGCGCCGGGTTCTCGGAGTTCGGCATCAACGTGATCTGCGTCGACAAGGACGTCGAGAAGATCGCGCGGCTCGAGCGCGGTGAGCTGCCGATCTTCGAGCCGGGCCTCGACGACATCGTGCAGCGCAACGTCGCGGCGGGACGGCTTCGCTTCACGACCGACGCGCGAAGCGCGGTGCAGCAGTCGCTGGTGATCTTCATCGCCGTGCC from Deltaproteobacteria bacterium carries:
- a CDS encoding VanZ family protein, with translation MRILPLRGLAALAYLIGVLVLTTLPGREVSAWGVSDALLDLAHVPLFAGLTLVTLWAVVGPRVPRLLLVTASLIAFAAIDEGLQLLVPGRFASFGDVLRDVVGVGIGAAVFEGMRPLANARKKESHP